In a single window of the Ignavibacteria bacterium genome:
- a CDS encoding type II toxin-antitoxin system VapC family toxin: MVVDTNILLYLLNEDDKIESLLNRTQVYISYITEIELLSYHNISNAELKKIEAMIDNCTVIEMNHDIKQHVIDLRKKYRIKLNDAVIAATSLYMGMPLLTADSGFIKIKELDLKFYEK; this comes from the coding sequence TTGGTTGTAGATACTAATATTCTCCTCTATCTGCTTAACGAAGATGACAAAATCGAATCCCTTCTGAACAGAACTCAGGTTTACATATCATATATCACGGAAATAGAACTTTTGAGTTATCATAACATCTCAAACGCTGAGTTGAAGAAAATTGAGGCAATGATAGATAATTGTACCGTAATAGAAATGAATCACGATATAAAACAACATGTTATTGATTTACGAAAGAAGTATCGAATTAAGTTAAATGATGCAGTTATCGCTGCCACTTCACTTTATATGGGAATGCCTCTACTAACAGCTGATTCAGGATTTATTAAAATTAAAGAGTTGGATCTGAAATTCTATGAAAAATAA